A stretch of Methanospirillum lacunae DNA encodes these proteins:
- a CDS encoding chemotaxis protein CheW: protein MELANIKAQSGKEVKEDEVQVVEFIIGEDKFAVNLFDVREIVEASKITPLPHAPSHVRGIIDLRGEITTIIDLRQLLRIKAAKDVSTADLRFIVMDDTVSSQKTGIVVDEVTSVLTVPVTDIDQATNGGADDRGHILGVIKKEVGERGESRKELVIWIDVRELISTMG from the coding sequence ATGGAACTTGCAAATATCAAAGCACAGTCAGGAAAGGAAGTAAAGGAAGATGAAGTACAGGTTGTCGAGTTTATCATTGGAGAAGATAAATTCGCAGTCAACCTGTTTGATGTCCGGGAGATTGTAGAGGCTTCAAAGATCACTCCTCTTCCTCATGCACCATCCCATGTAAGAGGGATTATTGATCTCCGTGGCGAGATTACTACCATTATTGACCTTCGTCAGTTACTCAGGATAAAAGCAGCAAAAGATGTATCAACTGCAGATCTCCGGTTTATTGTCATGGATGACACAGTATCTTCGCAGAAAACCGGCATTGTCGTTGATGAGGTAACCTCGGTGTTGACCGTCCCGGTGACAGATATCGATCAGGCAACAAACGGAGGGGCCGATGATAGAGGGCATATCCTCGGGGTTATTAAGAAAGAGGTAGGAGAGCGTGGAGAAAGCAGAAAAGAACTGGTTATCTGGATTGATGTCAGGGAACTCATCTCAACCATGGGGTGA
- a CDS encoding flavin reductase family protein, giving the protein MVKLSGGNNVAICPMPVTLVGSIVNGHPNFMAVGWIARVNMSPPLVSLGLNHGSATRSAILENKEFSINFPSSKMVRETDYCGLTSGKKIDKSNIFTVFYGNSHQAPMISECPLSLECTLIESHDYASHTCIIGEIIGSYIDESCLTDGKPDQIKIDPLLLTMPDNTYWRIGEKVGKAWHEGKSLIDKD; this is encoded by the coding sequence ATGGTAAAACTATCTGGAGGCAACAATGTTGCAATTTGTCCAATGCCCGTTACTTTGGTGGGATCTATTGTTAATGGGCACCCCAATTTTATGGCTGTAGGTTGGATCGCAAGAGTAAACATGAGCCCCCCATTAGTAAGTCTGGGACTCAATCATGGATCTGCAACAAGGAGTGCGATTCTTGAAAATAAGGAGTTTAGTATAAATTTTCCATCATCAAAGATGGTCAGAGAAACAGATTATTGTGGGCTAACATCAGGAAAAAAGATTGACAAATCTAATATATTCACGGTATTCTATGGTAATTCCCACCAGGCACCCATGATCTCTGAATGCCCACTCTCACTAGAATGCACATTGATAGAATCACATGATTATGCCTCTCACACTTGTATTATCGGGGAGATCATCGGTTCTTATATTGATGAATCCTGCCTTACTGACGGGAAACCGGATCAGATCAAAATAGACCCACTCCTTCTTACCATGCCTGATAATACCTATTGGCGGATTGGAGAAAAAGTCGGAAAAGCGTGGCATGAAGGGAAGTCATTGATTGATAAGGATTGA
- a CDS encoding ABC transporter substrate-binding protein yields MLSFSKEHTFRVITGVVLLIGMCVCSICVAESGCSDNSTITLNGVFPANGSLTSGGESSQAAFNLAISDINTFLSKGGSKIHVNGVATNVGSDPSSALEAIKKLHESGVTMVISYISSAQVEAIKEYADSNGVLILSAGSSAPELSIPDDNILRFNPDDSVQALSTIELFKQNGITAIIPYARDDIWGQGLVKAVKGNLSEGMTMEEGIWYDPTTTSYADSLKNLDKLVGESLKTTDGKNVAVYVVSFSELEQIMKEASENKYPYLDKVRWIGCDGNALTPALTGSGKVPEYAYTCNFTALSISPRVNFKNNPIYQSLKKTLGKEPDGYAYGCYDATKIAFMALNLDGNTDAKILRDEILDLSESYVGVAGLSAKNSAGDSREGHYALWGMVKNNGEYSQKVLAEVAFWYNFGANPVVVFYPEK; encoded by the coding sequence ATGTTATCTTTTAGTAAGGAACACACATTTCGGGTAATCACCGGAGTAGTTCTTCTTATTGGGATGTGTGTATGTTCCATTTGTGTTGCGGAAAGTGGCTGTTCTGATAATTCGACAATTACTCTTAATGGTGTATTCCCGGCAAACGGGTCCTTGACTTCTGGTGGAGAATCCTCTCAGGCAGCCTTCAATCTTGCAATATCAGATATTAATACATTCCTGAGTAAGGGTGGATCAAAAATCCATGTAAATGGAGTGGCGACAAATGTCGGTTCAGATCCTAGTTCGGCCCTTGAAGCCATTAAAAAGCTTCACGAATCTGGTGTTACGATGGTTATCTCGTATATATCCAGTGCACAGGTAGAGGCTATAAAAGAATATGCAGATTCGAACGGAGTTCTCATACTTTCAGCCGGATCCTCAGCTCCTGAATTATCAATACCAGATGATAATATCCTTCGGTTTAATCCTGATGATTCTGTTCAGGCTCTCTCAACCATTGAACTATTCAAACAGAATGGTATCACCGCAATAATTCCCTACGCAAGAGATGACATCTGGGGTCAGGGTCTTGTAAAAGCGGTGAAAGGGAATCTTTCAGAAGGCATGACAATGGAGGAAGGAATCTGGTATGATCCTACCACAACATCATATGCTGATTCTCTCAAAAATCTCGACAAATTAGTCGGAGAGAGTCTGAAAACAACAGACGGTAAAAATGTCGCCGTGTATGTGGTATCCTTTAGCGAATTAGAGCAGATTATGAAAGAAGCATCCGAAAATAAATATCCATATCTTGATAAGGTGAGATGGATTGGGTGTGATGGTAATGCTCTGACACCTGCCTTGACTGGTTCAGGTAAAGTGCCTGAGTATGCATATACATGTAACTTTACCGCTCTTTCTATCAGCCCGAGAGTTAATTTCAAAAACAATCCTATATACCAGTCTCTGAAGAAAACACTTGGAAAAGAGCCTGATGGATATGCATATGGGTGCTATGATGCAACAAAAATTGCGTTTATGGCTCTGAATCTGGATGGAAATACCGATGCAAAGATACTTCGCGATGAGATACTTGATCTTTCAGAATCATATGTGGGAGTTGCAGGGTTATCAGCGAAAAATTCAGCAGGAGATAGTAGAGAAGGGCATTATGCTCTTTGGGGAATGGTAAAGAATAACGGAGAGTATAGCCAGAAAGTGCTTGCAGAAGTTGCATTCTGGTATAATTTTGGTGCCAATCCGGTAGTAGTTTTTTATCCAGAAAAATAA
- a CDS encoding uroporphyrinogen decarboxylase family protein, whose product MTMTSRERILTTLSHKEPDRVPLILNPTMHPARDLDIPLREYFKSPELVAQGLITSREKFGTDAYIGFHYTPVEYEAFGGNVIFRDDGPPNSGRPVINTGEIIDNLQVPNIHETPCLQMVLDMIRILKATSPDDAPIFGVALSPLSLPVMQMGFEDYIKLIYTDEIRFQKLIAANSRFFLGWATAQIEAGADGIIYYDPVSSPTIIPHELYRKTGLKIAQNLIPQVPGPVVSAFASARVLPIIDDVLTTGTIGVAVWAGGNEDLNEIKVKCSGKLTIIGNLNGIEMRHWTREQVFSIVKRTIRSLALGGGFIMSDNHGEIPLQVPDEVLYAIRDATREYGGYPISV is encoded by the coding sequence ATGACAATGACTTCCAGAGAACGAATTTTGACAACGCTCAGCCATAAAGAACCTGACCGTGTTCCGCTTATTCTCAACCCTACCATGCATCCTGCACGTGATTTGGACATTCCATTAAGAGAATACTTCAAATCACCTGAACTCGTTGCCCAGGGGTTGATTACTTCCCGGGAGAAGTTTGGTACCGATGCATACATCGGATTCCATTACACTCCGGTAGAATACGAAGCATTCGGCGGGAACGTCATATTTAGAGATGATGGCCCTCCAAACAGTGGAAGACCGGTTATCAATACCGGGGAGATAATTGACAACCTGCAGGTTCCCAATATCCATGAGACACCCTGTCTTCAGATGGTTCTGGATATGATCCGGATCCTGAAAGCAACATCACCTGATGATGCACCGATATTTGGTGTGGCACTTTCTCCCCTCTCACTTCCGGTCATGCAGATGGGATTTGAAGATTATATCAAACTCATTTACACTGACGAGATTAGGTTTCAAAAGCTTATAGCCGCGAACAGCCGTTTTTTTCTGGGTTGGGCAACCGCACAGATAGAAGCAGGGGCCGATGGAATTATCTATTATGATCCTGTCTCATCTCCTACGATTATTCCACATGAATTGTATCGGAAAACTGGGCTGAAAATTGCACAAAACCTCATTCCTCAGGTACCAGGGCCTGTCGTTTCTGCTTTTGCTTCAGCCAGGGTACTTCCCATCATTGACGATGTTCTCACAACAGGGACTATTGGCGTCGCAGTTTGGGCCGGAGGAAATGAAGATCTCAACGAAATTAAAGTGAAATGTTCTGGAAAATTAACAATCATCGGAAATTTGAACGGCATAGAAATGCGGCACTGGACCCGTGAACAGGTCTTTTCTATTGTAAAAAGAACGATACGAAGTCTTGCTCTGGGAGGAGGATTTATCATGAGTGATAATCATGGGGAGATTCCGCTCCAGGTACCTGATGAGGTGCTGTATGCTATCCGGGATGCAACTAGAGAATATGGGGGGTATCCGATCTCTGTCTGA
- a CDS encoding flavodoxin family protein, with the protein MKIIGINASPKGNESRTLELVEAVLKGAKAEGAEIESLDLYQYTILYCNDCGVCYAKGDCPLLDDFSDLFDKMMDADGIVLGSPNYINSVSAPMKAMFDRMADAIHCQMFYKKYGCSVCTAGGAHEMDVVGYMNSVLTTLGVTVVGGVGVAIGRNPAALEPARKEAFDLGKKLVQSIRGEHSYPEQDEMHAQTRDYFCQLVKYNKERFAHEYDWYVDRGWMK; encoded by the coding sequence ATGAAAATTATCGGGATAAATGCCAGCCCAAAGGGTAATGAGAGCAGAACGCTTGAACTCGTCGAGGCAGTGTTGAAAGGGGCGAAAGCAGAAGGAGCTGAGATTGAGTCTCTTGACTTGTATCAGTACACAATTCTGTACTGTAACGACTGTGGGGTCTGTTATGCCAAAGGAGACTGTCCCCTTCTAGATGATTTCTCAGATCTGTTTGATAAGATGATGGATGCTGATGGTATCGTCCTTGGTTCACCAAATTACATCAACTCGGTATCTGCCCCGATGAAGGCAATGTTTGATCGGATGGCTGATGCAATCCATTGCCAGATGTTTTACAAAAAATACGGCTGTTCTGTCTGCACAGCAGGTGGAGCACATGAGATGGATGTTGTCGGGTACATGAACAGTGTCCTGACAACACTGGGAGTAACTGTTGTTGGTGGTGTGGGAGTTGCCATTGGAAGGAACCCGGCTGCACTTGAGCCAGCGAGAAAAGAGGCTTTTGATCTCGGGAAAAAACTGGTTCAGTCAATCAGGGGAGAACACTCATATCCTGAACAGGATGAGATGCATGCTCAAACCAGGGATTACTTCTGTCAACTAGTGAAATACAATAAAGAACGGTTTGCCCACGAGTATGACTGGTATGTTGATAGGGGCTGGATGAAATAA
- a CDS encoding cobalamin B12-binding domain-containing protein, translated as MALDKIDNRVVDLITALINMDRLKIREILNPEDGVIFKEQIIDTIIVPALDEIGKRWEEGTVAISQVYMAGILIEEMISSMVPDIKSNLKNEKKLATVVLEDYHMLGERIVSAYLIGAGYTPIRYGRRNVQEVLSLVSHDNIKYLIISTLMLPSALRIKEVTTGLEGKGVKVIVGGAPFRFDPELGKEVGADRVCFTASDAVTAIRELEIMS; from the coding sequence ATGGCCCTTGATAAGATTGACAACCGGGTTGTAGATCTTATTACTGCCCTTATCAACATGGATCGATTGAAGATAAGGGAGATACTGAACCCTGAGGATGGGGTTATATTTAAGGAACAAATCATCGATACAATAATAGTTCCTGCCCTGGATGAGATTGGCAAAAGATGGGAAGAGGGAACGGTTGCCATCTCACAGGTATATATGGCTGGAATCCTCATCGAAGAGATGATCTCCAGCATGGTTCCGGATATCAAATCTAACCTGAAAAATGAGAAGAAATTAGCTACAGTTGTTCTTGAAGACTATCATATGCTTGGAGAGCGGATCGTATCTGCGTACCTCATAGGTGCAGGATATACTCCTATTCGATACGGGCGACGAAATGTTCAGGAGGTACTCTCGCTCGTATCTCATGACAATATCAAATATCTTATTATTTCTACGCTTATGCTCCCTTCAGCTTTACGTATCAAGGAGGTTACGACCGGACTTGAAGGAAAGGGAGTGAAGGTAATAGTGGGGGGAGCACCTTTCAGATTCGATCCTGAACTTGGGAAAGAGGTAGGAGCGGACAGGGTATGTTTTACCGCATCCGATGCTGTTACTGCAATTCGTGAGTTGGAGATAATGTCATGA
- a CDS encoding PAS domain S-box protein: MSDLILFICETVKEEITKVVADIPVQNIKICVFPHYCTSGTHRPDSIISFMSEQIQPGQTGLFFGDTDLSRKGLLPPGISHVGPHTCSGLLAPEDFIQSFISQGSYVINPGWLSSWERYVTEMGFNPQSSTSYYSSNLKEIVVLDTGLVPIAEERIASLKVFSGLPIRVIQVGISHLSGIIRAEILQWQADHIQADCKKEVSSALETTARQMAVLTLLSDISQVSEEKEVISRILTTCQLLFAPHFVGYLPLQSDGPEEMIRMPPDSESGMNNELLFSVTDKDYLFSPDGTGFCVPIINLQETVGILEISGVSVPSRIKEYLNLTLSFTRFLGLAIKNARSWQELKQTRDALESANSELHDKNEELLAISQELQSSNQELITSQKELRESEQFIKGIVNSAQAGIAVLDHDFRILFWNPEMERLFGIFYTTIMGKSIYEIIPHFLLDQTKSLLIQGLSGKTVQAPDYELPASSSGKTTWISAIFNPIFDISQNIIGVIINVYDITQRKESEHDLERAYDAIHIAQSKLAILSSVTRHDILNRVMVISAYSGMLLENVSDEKALKQLKSMAIASKDIQHLIEFTKEYQELGYKKPAWQLIRNVINSRSIQSVLTGIELSIQGDPVEIYVDLMLEKVLYNLVENSKRHGETVTVITIKIEEAGEELLVTYSDNGVGVAEDEKKLIFKQGHGKNTGMGLFLIREILGLTHITIRECGVPGEGVRFEMKVPKGGWRRITE; this comes from the coding sequence ATGAGTGATCTTATACTCTTTATTTGTGAGACAGTTAAAGAGGAGATCACCAAAGTCGTTGCCGATATTCCTGTGCAAAACATCAAGATCTGTGTGTTTCCCCATTATTGTACTTCTGGCACTCATCGGCCAGACAGTATCATCTCATTCATGAGTGAACAGATTCAGCCTGGTCAGACAGGGCTCTTCTTTGGTGATACGGATCTCTCAAGAAAAGGCCTGTTGCCACCCGGGATCTCTCATGTTGGTCCTCATACATGTTCAGGACTTCTCGCTCCGGAAGATTTTATTCAATCATTCATCTCCCAGGGATCATATGTCATTAATCCGGGATGGTTATCTTCCTGGGAGAGATATGTTACAGAAATGGGGTTTAATCCCCAGTCATCCACCTCTTACTATTCTTCAAACCTGAAAGAGATTGTTGTCCTTGATACAGGGCTGGTGCCTATCGCCGAAGAACGAATCGCCTCACTGAAGGTTTTTTCTGGACTGCCAATCAGAGTCATTCAGGTTGGTATTTCTCATCTCTCTGGAATTATCCGTGCTGAGATCCTTCAGTGGCAGGCTGACCATATCCAGGCCGACTGCAAAAAAGAAGTCTCATCAGCATTAGAGACCACCGCTCGTCAGATGGCGGTGTTAACATTACTCAGTGATATCTCTCAGGTTAGTGAAGAAAAGGAGGTTATCTCCCGCATACTCACGACCTGTCAATTATTGTTTGCACCTCATTTCGTGGGCTATCTTCCATTACAATCAGATGGTCCGGAAGAAATGATTCGTATGCCACCCGATTCAGAGAGTGGAATGAATAACGAACTGCTCTTCTCGGTTACTGATAAGGACTATCTCTTTTCTCCGGATGGAACCGGGTTCTGCGTTCCTATTATTAATCTCCAGGAAACTGTGGGCATTCTTGAAATATCCGGGGTGTCAGTTCCTAGCCGGATCAAGGAGTATCTCAACCTGACTCTTTCATTTACCCGCTTCCTTGGTCTTGCGATCAAAAATGCCAGATCCTGGCAGGAGTTAAAACAAACCCGGGATGCCCTTGAGTCTGCAAATAGTGAATTGCATGATAAAAATGAGGAGTTACTTGCTATCTCCCAGGAACTCCAATCATCAAACCAGGAACTGATTACCAGTCAGAAAGAACTGAGGGAGAGTGAACAATTTATCAAAGGAATTGTAAACTCTGCACAGGCGGGAATTGCGGTTTTAGATCATGATTTTCGTATTTTGTTCTGGAATCCTGAGATGGAGAGGTTGTTTGGTATATTCTATACTACCATTATGGGAAAAAGTATTTACGAGATTATTCCTCATTTTTTATTGGATCAGACAAAATCCCTTCTTATTCAGGGACTTTCAGGTAAAACAGTGCAGGCACCAGATTATGAACTTCCTGCATCCTCATCAGGAAAGACAACCTGGATATCAGCAATTTTTAATCCCATATTTGATATCAGTCAGAACATCATCGGAGTCATCATCAATGTCTACGATATCACACAGAGAAAGGAATCTGAACATGATCTTGAACGTGCATATGATGCCATCCATATTGCTCAATCCAAACTTGCAATATTAAGTAGTGTCACAAGACATGACATCCTGAACCGGGTAATGGTCATATCAGCTTACAGCGGAATGCTCTTAGAAAACGTCTCTGACGAAAAGGCATTAAAACAATTAAAGAGTATGGCGATTGCCAGTAAAGATATTCAACATCTCATTGAATTTACAAAGGAATACCAGGAACTTGGATATAAGAAACCTGCCTGGCAACTGATTCGTAATGTCATTAACAGCCGTTCTATTCAGTCTGTTCTGACAGGAATCGAACTCTCGATTCAGGGTGATCCGGTTGAAATTTACGTGGATCTCATGCTTGAAAAAGTTCTGTATAATCTGGTGGAGAATTCAAAACGCCATGGAGAAACGGTTACTGTAATTACCATTAAAATTGAGGAGGCCGGAGAAGAACTGTTAGTAACGTATTCAGATAATGGAGTCGGGGTGGCAGAAGATGAGAAGAAACTTATCTTCAAGCAGGGTCATGGAAAAAATACCGGTATGGGCCTGTTTTTGATACGAGAAATCCTGGGATTAACTCATATTACCATCAGGGAATGTGGAGTGCCTGGTGAAGGAGTCAGGTTCGAGATGAAGGTTCCAAAGGGTGGATGGCGCAGGATCACAGAATAA
- a CDS encoding ABC transporter substrate-binding protein, which produces MDGNIVTIPITIEHTGTSWPGFTDVLLSIGAYPKIVTISSAENNYPWALKIFPDLKDETKQSFATDGANIEQLIANKPDVLFLRSSDPVDKVKATGIPVIMINNTNSLKTMASSLKLAGEVLGKDELAQATSYTDYLNKTIDDITSKTGGISSDSKPKVLYVSIKSGKISVWGKNLLQDEMITKAGGVNIAAGDVTGSKEISPEMLLKWNPDIIIADNPQTSKALFENADYENSLSALKNNRVYVAPAGVFYWTNMGAECVLQLPWLAQKVHPELFTDIDMENITKNFYSTFFKYNLSDDDTQKILAGQPPE; this is translated from the coding sequence ATGGACGGAAATATCGTTACTATTCCAATTACAATAGAACATACAGGGACATCATGGCCAGGATTCACCGATGTTTTACTTAGTATTGGAGCATATCCTAAAATTGTAACAATTTCAAGTGCTGAAAATAATTATCCCTGGGCTCTAAAGATATTCCCAGATCTGAAAGATGAAACAAAACAGTCGTTTGCAACAGATGGGGCTAATATCGAACAATTAATTGCAAATAAACCTGATGTGCTCTTCTTGCGATCAAGTGATCCAGTGGATAAAGTGAAAGCTACTGGTATCCCAGTAATTATGATAAATAACACCAATAGTCTGAAGACAATGGCCTCTTCTCTCAAACTTGCAGGTGAAGTTCTCGGAAAGGATGAATTAGCCCAGGCTACATCTTACACTGATTATCTCAATAAAACAATCGACGATATTACCTCAAAGACAGGTGGAATTTCATCTGATTCAAAACCTAAAGTGCTTTACGTTTCGATTAAATCAGGAAAAATTTCAGTATGGGGTAAAAATTTACTTCAGGATGAAATGATTACGAAAGCAGGAGGAGTTAATATTGCTGCAGGTGATGTAACTGGTTCGAAAGAGATATCACCAGAAATGCTATTAAAATGGAATCCAGACATCATTATAGCGGATAATCCCCAAACATCCAAAGCTTTATTTGAAAATGCAGATTACGAGAACAGTTTATCAGCACTAAAAAATAACAGAGTCTATGTTGCACCAGCGGGAGTATTTTACTGGACTAATATGGGAGCAGAATGTGTCCTGCAACTTCCATGGCTGGCTCAAAAAGTTCACCCAGAATTGTTTACTGATATTGATATGGAAAACATAACGAAGAATTTTTACTCTACATTCTTTAAATACAATCTATCTGATGACGATACCCAAAAAATACTAGCAGGACAACCTCCAGAATAA
- a CDS encoding methyl-accepting chemotaxis protein — MKNTFADYITAIRDGDYEAEINIETVTDLSPDLAILIRDTISKLIAKNEWYESILDAVPFPMSVTDRDMKWTFINRSTEDMIHVSRKEVVGKHCSNWGANICNTPECGIELLNKGKSSGIFKQGDGFYQTNVAYVQAKDGSRIGHIEVVTDVTDVTRMNNYLRKEIDHTTLNLSKLAKGELNLDYSLTKADEYTKDVSDLFVLTNNSLKQVVDALSLMTSDALILSRAAIEGKLDVRADATKHHGDFRKIIEGVNETLDAVINPLNVAAEYVDRISKGDIPQKITDSYNGDFNEIKNNLNACIDAINLLVTDTYSLVNTTIEGRLDARANGTKHQGDFRKIIEGVNSTFNILVGYFDRMPLPLMAIDRSFSILFMNKTGADLLGTSREDLIGKKCYDQFKTTDCHTQNCACARAMEQNTDVNHQTHAKPAGMDLEISYTGIPIRNNRGESTGAFEFIQDQTASVRLSDYLKTEIMKIGENLNRLSKGDTNLQTVVTDADQYTREAHENFVEINKKLDQVNDAIKLLVSDALLLSEAGVAGKLEIRAETTRHHGDYRKIVEGFNETLDSVILPVTEALRVSKEYANSNFTARVDTSIEASGDWIAFKDALNEIGIQVSEAVRVINKQVLDLASNSEEATASIEEVSAGAQQVARSTGEVSSNSLKGEDGIIQVLKAMEDLNITVAEVSRKAELVSVTATQANNFAKNGVDLAKKSETAMNEIKRSTAEADQIVKDINQKMEEIGKIVRLISDIANQTNLLALNAAIEAARAGEAGRGFAVVASEVKSLAQDSRSSAESIADMITDLQNQANMANEAMSQAGKTVEIGSSTLLETLGAFNQIATSIDDITRNATDVASSSEEQAASVEEVTASINEVSSLIQNTSKEAGDAAAATEEASASIEQIAKVVGNVSGIADVVSREMTKFRI, encoded by the coding sequence ATGAAAAATACATTTGCTGATTATATCACCGCAATTCGTGATGGAGATTACGAAGCAGAGATTAATATTGAAACTGTTACGGATCTGAGCCCAGACCTTGCTATACTAATCCGGGATACTATCTCAAAACTCATCGCAAAAAATGAGTGGTATGAATCTATTCTTGATGCAGTCCCATTTCCTATGTCAGTAACTGACAGGGATATGAAATGGACCTTCATTAATCGTTCTACTGAAGATATGATCCATGTATCACGGAAAGAGGTCGTTGGAAAGCATTGCAGTAACTGGGGAGCTAATATCTGCAACACCCCAGAATGCGGTATTGAATTGCTTAATAAAGGCAAATCATCTGGAATATTTAAACAGGGAGATGGATTTTACCAGACAAACGTTGCGTATGTTCAGGCAAAAGACGGGAGTCGAATCGGACACATAGAAGTTGTCACTGATGTTACTGATGTAACCAGGATGAATAACTACCTGCGAAAGGAGATAGATCATACCACTCTTAACCTATCTAAACTTGCAAAAGGAGAACTGAATCTTGATTATTCACTCACCAAGGCCGATGAATACACAAAAGATGTATCAGATCTCTTTGTTCTCACTAATAATAGTCTGAAACAGGTTGTAGATGCCTTGTCTCTGATGACTTCAGATGCATTAATCCTTTCCAGGGCAGCAATTGAAGGGAAACTCGATGTTCGAGCAGATGCAACCAAGCACCATGGCGATTTCCGTAAGATTATCGAAGGGGTAAACGAAACCCTTGATGCAGTCATCAACCCCCTCAATGTTGCTGCAGAATATGTGGATCGGATCAGTAAAGGAGATATTCCGCAAAAGATTACAGACTCATATAATGGAGATTTTAATGAAATTAAAAACAATCTGAATGCCTGTATCGATGCGATCAATCTCCTTGTTACTGATACATATTCTCTTGTTAATACAACGATTGAAGGACGCCTTGATGCCCGTGCTAATGGTACAAAACACCAGGGAGATTTCCGTAAGATTATCGAAGGAGTAAATTCCACGTTCAACATTCTGGTAGGATATTTTGATAGAATGCCCCTTCCCTTGATGGCAATCGATCGTTCTTTTAGCATATTATTTATGAATAAAACCGGGGCAGATCTTCTCGGGACGAGTAGAGAAGACCTTATCGGGAAGAAATGTTACGACCAGTTCAAAACAACCGACTGCCATACCCAAAATTGTGCCTGTGCACGGGCAATGGAGCAAAATACTGATGTAAACCACCAGACACATGCAAAACCAGCAGGAATGGATCTTGAGATCTCATATACCGGAATCCCGATACGAAACAACAGAGGGGAGAGTACCGGTGCATTTGAATTTATCCAGGACCAGACTGCTTCAGTCAGATTGTCTGATTATCTCAAAACTGAAATAATGAAGATTGGTGAAAACCTAAACCGTCTCAGTAAAGGGGATACAAACCTTCAGACTGTCGTCACCGATGCTGATCAATATACCCGGGAAGCACATGAGAATTTCGTCGAGATTAATAAGAAACTGGACCAGGTAAACGATGCAATAAAACTTCTTGTTTCAGATGCCCTATTGCTTTCAGAGGCGGGAGTTGCCGGAAAATTAGAGATACGTGCTGAAACAACCAGACATCACGGGGATTATCGCAAGATTGTGGAAGGATTTAATGAAACGCTGGATAGTGTTATCCTTCCGGTCACCGAAGCACTCAGAGTTTCAAAAGAATATGCAAACTCAAATTTTACTGCCCGGGTAGATACCTCTATCGAGGCATCAGGAGACTGGATTGCATTCAAAGATGCTCTTAATGAGATTGGGATTCAGGTATCAGAGGCTGTCAGAGTTATCAATAAACAGGTGTTGGATCTAGCCTCAAATTCAGAAGAGGCAACAGCAAGTATTGAGGAGGTATCAGCTGGTGCACAACAGGTTGCAAGAAGTACCGGAGAAGTTAGCAGTAACTCATTAAAAGGAGAAGATGGGATCATCCAGGTGCTCAAAGCAATGGAGGACCTGAATATTACCGTTGCTGAGGTGTCAAGAAAAGCGGAACTTGTCTCGGTCACGGCAACCCAGGCTAACAACTTTGCAAAGAACGGGGTTGACCTCGCTAAAAAATCTGAAACTGCAATGAATGAGATAAAACGCTCAACTGCGGAGGCTGATCAGATCGTTAAGGATATTAATCAGAAGATGGAGGAGATTGGAAAGATTGTCCGTCTCATTTCAGATATCGCAAACCAGACAAACCTCCTTGCCCTGAACGCAGCAATTGAGGCAGCACGGGCAGGTGAAGCGGGACGGGGATTTGCCGTTGTTGCATCTGAAGTGAAATCTCTTGCCCAGGATTCCCGCAGTTCAGCAGAAAGTATTGCTGATATGATTACTGATCTGCAGAATCAGGCTAATATGGCGAATGAAGCAATGAGTCAGGCTGGTAAAACGGTTGAGATCGGCAGTTCAACTCTACTTGAAACCCTGGGAGCATTTAATCAGATTGCAACGTCTATTGATGACATAACCCGGAATGCAACAGATGTGGCATCTTCATCAGAAGAACAAGCTGCATCTGTTGAGGAAGTTACCGCTAGTATCAATGAAGTGAGTAGTTTGATCCAGAACACTTCAAAGGAAGCAGGAGATGCAGCAGCTGCGACCGAAGAAGCATCGGCTTCTATTGAACAGATTGCTAAAGTGGTCGGGAATGTGAGTGGGATTGCTGATGTTGTCTCTAGAGAGATGACAAAATTCAGGATTTAG